A DNA window from Hymenobacter aquaticus contains the following coding sequences:
- a CDS encoding ABC transporter ATP-binding protein has protein sequence MLPPVIETHDIAKEYQMGTELIQALRSVTITIQRGEYVAFMGPSGSGKSTLMNIVGCLDTPTRGNYILNGKDVSRMSDNQLAEVRNKEIGFVFQTFNLLPRATSLDNVALPLIYAGYSKSQREEKAMLALKSVGLETRAKHKPNELSGGQRQRVAIARALVNDPSIILADEPTGNLDTKTSYEIMDLFEALYVKGNTIIMVTHEEDIARYAHRIVRLRDGLVESDNINTDIANHHEQLTPQR, from the coding sequence ATGCTACCTCCTGTAATCGAAACGCACGACATTGCGAAGGAATACCAGATGGGCACCGAGCTCATCCAGGCACTACGGTCCGTTACCATCACCATTCAGCGCGGCGAGTACGTGGCGTTCATGGGGCCGTCGGGCTCGGGCAAATCCACGCTGATGAACATCGTGGGCTGCCTCGATACGCCCACGCGCGGCAACTACATCCTCAACGGCAAGGACGTCAGCCGGATGTCGGACAACCAGCTGGCGGAGGTGCGCAATAAGGAAATCGGGTTCGTTTTCCAGACTTTCAACCTGCTGCCCCGCGCCACTTCCCTCGACAACGTGGCCCTGCCCCTGATTTATGCCGGCTACAGCAAGAGTCAGCGCGAGGAAAAAGCCATGCTGGCCCTGAAAAGCGTGGGCCTCGAAACCCGCGCCAAGCACAAGCCCAACGAGCTGAGCGGCGGCCAGCGGCAGCGCGTGGCCATTGCCCGCGCCCTGGTCAACGACCCCAGCATTATCCTGGCCGACGAACCCACCGGCAACCTCGACACCAAGACCAGCTACGAAATCATGGACTTGTTTGAGGCCCTCTACGTGAAAGGCAACACCATCATTATGGTCACCCACGAGGAAGATATTGCCCGCTACGCGCACCGCATCGTGCGCCTGCGCGACGGCCTGGTGGAGTCCGACAACATCAACACCGACATTGCCAATCACCACGAGCAGCTCACTCCGCAGCGCTGA